The nucleotide window GAGGGCCGCGCCCACCACTTCCACGCGCCGTAGGCCCCAGGTGTAGGTGTCTGTCACGGGGTGGGTGGACAGGTGGGAGGCCAGCAGCGCCACCACCAGGCCGATGGAGTCGGTGGCCATGTGGCCGGCGTCCGCCAGCAGTGCCAGGGAGCCGGTCAGGAGCCCTGTGACCACCTCGGCTAACAGGACCAGGCCGGTGATCCCCAGGGCGGTGGCTAGCCGGGAGGTGGTGGTACCGGCCCCGTGGGTGTGGGAGGTGTGGTCGTGCGAGTGGCTCACAGCTTGGCCTCCTTGCCGCCGTCTTGTTGGTGGTGTTGGGGGAGGGAGCGGTGCCGCAAGGTCTCGGCGGTGACTAGTAGTGCGGTGAGTTCGTCACTGTGTTCTAGGCGGCTGACGCGGGCGCGGCCGTGCGTGTGGGTGGAGATCAGGCCGGTGTCGCGCAGGACGTTGAGATGCTGGGAGACGGTTGACTGCGCCAGTCCCAGGTGGGTGGCTAGCTCGCCGACCTGGTGCTCTCCGCCGCGCAGGTGGGCGAGGATCGCCAGGCGTGTGGGGTCGGCCAGGGCGGACAGGAGCGTGGCCAGCGCGTGGGCGTTTTCGACCGCGTGGGCGTCGTCAGTCACGTCTGTGGGCAGCAGGTCATGATAAGTCGCCATACGCCGATATTATCGGCAAATAACGAAATGTCTAGAGGGCGCGGATCAGCTCATGATTCGGCTGCGATCAGACCACTGACCCAGGCCTCCACCTCGTCCGGGCGGCGGGGAATCCCCGCCGTCAGGTATTCCGGGCGGCCGTCGGGCCGGATCACGACGTCGTCCTCAACACGCACCGCCATACCCCGCAGCTCCTGCGGGACCAGCAGGTCGTCCTCACGGAAGTACAGGCCCGGCTCGATCGTGAAGACCATGCCCGGCAGCAGCAGCGTGTCCATGCTCATCTCCCGGCGGGCCTGCGCGCAGTCGTGCACATCCAAGCCCAGGTGGTGGCTGGTGCCGTGCACCATCCAACGCCGGTGGAACTGCCCATCGGCAGCTAGCGAGTCCGCTGCCGTCACGCCCTGCGGCAGCATGCCCCACTCCTCTAGGCGAGCAGCCAGCACCTCCATAGCGGCAGCGTGCAGGTCCCGGAAGCGGCAGCCGGGTGTGGCTGCCTTAGCGAAGGAGGCGTCCGCCGCATCCAGCACGGCCTGGTAGATGCGCCGCTGCGGCTCGGTGAAACGCCCATCTACCGGGATCGTGCGGGTCACGTCCGCCGTGTATAGCGAGTCCACCTCCACTCCGGCGTCCACCAGCACCATCTCCCCGGGGCGCACCGGCCCGTCATTGCAGATCCAGTGCAGGGTGTTGGCGTGGTTGCCTGCTGCCGCGATGGTCTCATAGCCCAGGCCGTTGCCCTCCTCACGGGCCTTGGCCCCAAAAGCGCCCTCCAGCACCCGCTCGCCCCGCCAGTGGCCCTTGGCCCGGGGAATGGAGCGGATCAGGTCGTCAAAACCAGCTTTGGTAGCGTCCACCGCCGCCTGTAGCTGGTCCACCTCCCACTGGTCCTTACGCAGGCGCAGCTCGCTGGCGGCCTCCGCCAAGGCCTCGTCCAGGGCTGTGGCGGACGCCTGGGACTCCTCAGTGGCGTCCAGCAGCCCGGCGGCCTGCCGCACAGCTGTGACCAGGGCGGTGACGGCGGGGTCAGCCTGGGCCATCACGCGCAGGTGCACGGCGTCGGGGCCAGCGTCCTTGGCCAAAGCGTCCGGCAGAGTGTCAATGTGGGCGCAACGGATACCGGTCAGGGACTCAACCTCCTCAATGGAGGGACGCACCCCCACCCACAGTTCGCCGTAGCGTGGGTCTGCGTAGAACTCCTCTGAGCCACGGGAAGCGCGCGGCCGAAAGTACAGCACCGTCTCATGGGTGGGCTCCCCCGCCGCGAGGACGGCGCCCGGCACGGTCAGCGGCTCCAGCACTAGCACGGCGTCGGGCTCAAAGTCCGTGCCCGTGCCTGCCAGGTGCGCGAAGGCTGAGAATGGGCGGAATCGGTAGTCGCAGTCGTTATTGCGGGTGACTAGGGGGCCAGCCGGGATCACTAGGCGCTCCCCGGGAAACAGTGCCCCTAGGCGGGCCCGACGCTGCTGCGCCCACTGGGCGGATTCCGCGCGCTCGGGCAGAGCGTCCGGGCGCGGTCCCCAACCGGAGGCGATGAAGTCACGGAAGGCCTGGTTGGTGGGCCGGTGGGAGCGGTTGTTGACGCGCTGTGCCAGGGGCTGTGGGGCCGGGGCAGTCTGGGTGGCCGGGGCAGCCTCCTGGGGTCCGTTCTGCGCGCTGCTGGCTACAGGGCGTGGTGTCGCAATGGTCTGCTTGGTGCTCGGGGTGGTTTGGTTGGTCATAGGCCCATAGTTGCACCGCAGCCGCCGCAGACCGAATTCTTATGGTGACGCGGGTTCGGGTGGGTACATAACCGAACATACAGCCGAACATACAATGGGCCAGTGCGTATTGATCCCCACACCCACTCCGCTTGCTCGGACGGCACAGACAGCCCCAAAGCTCTCATGAATGCGGCGGCGCAGGCGGGCCTGGACGTCGTGGGCCTGACTGATCACGACACCACCTTGGGTTGGGAGCAGGCGGAAGCTGGCGTCGCCACCAGCGGCGTGGCCCTGCTGCGCGGGACCGAGATTTCCTGCGCCGTCGACGGCGTCACCCTCCACCTGTTGTCATACCTGCACGACCCCACAAACCCGGCCCTCAACGCGGCCTTCACCCGGTCCCGCCGCTCCCGCGACACCCGCGCCCAACGCATGGTGGAGCGCCTGGCGGAGGACTACCCCATTACCTGGGAGGATGTGCTGACCCAGGCCGCCGACTCGCACACCATTGGGCGGCCACACATTGCTGACGCCCTGGTCGCCGCAGGCTCCTTCCCCGACCGCAGCGCCGCCTTTGCTGACCCCCTGGCCACCAACTCGCCCTACTACGTGCACCACTGGGCCCTGGACCCGGTGGAGGCCTGCACCCTGGTGCGCGCCGCCGGGGGAGTGCCTGTGGCCGCCCACCCCCGCGCCTCCAAACGTCAACGCCGCCTAGTGCCGGAGGAGACCTTCGCGGCTATGGCGGAGGCGGGCCTGGCTGCCCTGGAAGTGGATCACCGTGACCATGACGACGCAGCCCGCCGCGCCGCCCGCGAACTGGCGGAGCGCCTGGGTCTGGCGCAGTCCGGTTCCTCCGACTACCACGGCACCGGCAAACCCAACCGCCTGGGTGAGAACCTCATGCCGGAGGCGTTGCTGCGCCAGATCCTTGCTGAAGGCACTTTGCCGCTGCTGGTGCCTGAGGGCTGGGTGCAGCGCCACAACTGGCAAGACCAACAAGTCCGGGAAGTCAGCATCCAGGCGCCCACCGGGCCGTGGCAGGTTGCAGCAAAAGAGGGGTCGGCGTGAGCGACCTATTCGACCTAGTCCTGTTCGCCACCACCTTCACCACCCTGCTGGTCATACAGGACCCGCTGGGAGCGGTCCCGGTGTTCCTGTCGCTGACCGGCCGCCAGGACTACGAGCAACGCAAACGCTCCGCCTTCCAGGCCACCCTCGTGTCCTTCAGCGTGGTGCTGGTCTTTGCTGTCTTCGGCCGCTACATCCTGCGGTTCCTGGGCATCTCCGTGCCTGCGCTCCAACTCTCGGGCGGCTTGCTGCTGCTGCTGGTTGCCGTGGAACTGCTGACCGGCAAGATCGATGATGCTCCCGCCTCCACCGACCCCGTCGCGAACTCCGCGCTGGTCCCCTTGGGCACGCCACTGCTGGCTGGGCCGGGGGCTATCGTCGCGGCCATGGTCGCCGTCGAGTCGGCCACCACGCCGGTGGCAGGCTGGGCAGCTGTTAGCGCCGCGATCGTGTGCACCCACCTGGTCATCTTCTTGACCCTGCGTTCCTCCCTCACCTTGCACCGGATGCTGGGGGACTCCGCCATCCGTGTCATCACCCGGGTCCTCGGCCTGCTGCTGGCCGCTATCGCCGTGGAGATGATGGCCGACGGCGTCTTTGGTTTCGTGGAGTTGCGCCTGGAGCACTGAGGCGGCAATGGACACCATCCGGGCAGGCAGGGCAGCGGTGGTGCAGGCGCACAGGACACACAGGGTGCCCTGTCTTTACCTACTGTTTACCTGGCTGCGTCACGCTTCATACGCAACTGTCCAATCCCCATCGGGCATCCCAGGAGGTCTCCATGCCTGAAGGCATGAGTTCCAGCGAATCCGGCATCCGGAGCAAGACCAGCTCCGGCGCCGCAAGCTCCGCAAAGTCCCTGTCCCTCGCCACCGCCGCAGAGAACCTGGCAGTGGCCACCGGCGCGATCCACCCAGCCGTCGATCCCACGGAGGAAGCCACGGCGGAAGCGGCCAGTACCTTCAACCCTGATGAGGAGCCTACAGGCCGCTCCAAGGGCTTCCTGGGGGCGGACCGTAACTGGCATCTCACCTTCGGCGCTATCCTCGTCGTCGCGGCGGTCTGGTTCACCGTCTGGGCCATCGGCTACATCAACGACCCGAGCGATCACCTCATCCTGCTGGTGACTGCCACCGTCGGCCTGTTCATGGCCTTCAACATTGGGGGCAACGATGTCGCCAACTCCTTCGGCACCTCGGTGGGCGCTGGCACCCTGTCGATGAAGCAGGCGCTCATCGTCGCCGCCGTCTTCGAGGTCTCCGGCGCCGTCCTGGCTGGCGGCGACGTTACCGAGACGGTGCGCTCAGGTATCGTTGACCTCTCCGACGCGGCGCTTGAGCCCAAGGACTTCGCCTTCATCATGATGTCTGCCCTGCTCGGGGCGGCCCTGTGGCTCCTGACCGCCACGAAGATGGGCTGGCCGGTGTCCACCACGCACGCGATCATCGGCGGCATCGTCGGCGCGGCCGTCACCCTCGGCTTGGTCACCGGCACCGGTGGCTTCGAGATGGTCCAGTGGGGTGGGATCGGCAAGATCGCCGTCTCCTGGGTCCTGTCCCCGTGCCTGGGCGCGCTGGCCTCCTGGTTCGTCTTCAGCCGGATCAAGAAGCACATCCTCATCTACGGGGAGGAGGCGGACGCCCGTATGCGCGCCATCCACGCTGAGCGCATCGCCCACCGCGACGCCCACCGCGCCTCCTTCGAGCGCCTCACCGAGCTGCAGCAGCTGGCTTACACCAACAAGATGACCCGCGACGCCGCCGCCCTGGCCATGCCGGACTTCGAGGAGGACGAGCTTGAGTCCGACTACTTCAAGGAACTGCTGCACATCGAGCGCAAGGCGGACAAGATCCAGTCGCACAAGGCCCTGGAGACCTGGGTGCCGCTGCTCGCCGCTGGCGGCTCGGTGGTCATCTCCGCCATGCTGCTGTTCAAGGGCCTGAAGAACCTAGCCCTGGGCCTGGACATGTTCCAGAACATTCTCATCATGGGCATGATCGCCGCCGTCGTCTGGTTCTCGATCTTCATCTTCGCCCGCTCGATGAAGAAGAAGGCCCTGTCCAAGGCCACTTTTACCCTGTTCTCCTGGATGCAGGTCTTCACCGCCTCCGCCTTCGCCTTCTCCCACGGCTCCAATGACATCGCCAACGCCGTGGGCCCCTTCGCGGCCATCATTGACGTGCTGCGTGCCGACTGCCTGCCCGCCAAGGCCACCGTGCCCGCGGCGATCACGATCGCCTGTGGCGCAGCCCTGATCTCCGGTCTGTGGTTCATTGGCCGTAACGTCATCAAGACGGTGGGCTCCGGCCTGACGAAGATGCACCCGGCCTCGGGCTTCGCCGCCGAGCTGTCGGCTGCGGCCGTGGTCATGGGTGCCTCGGTGCTGGGCCTGCCGGTGTCCTCCACGCACATCCTCATCGGCGCGATTCTGGGCGTCGGTATCGTTAACAAGAGCGCCAACTGGCAGCTGATGAAGCCCATCGGCCTGGCCTGGGTCATCACCCTGCCAGCCTCGGCGGGCATCGGCGCCGTCGGCGTGCTCCTCATCCGGGCTATCTTCGGCTGAGCTGACCGGCGGACGCGCTCGGGGCCGACCACCAACACTGGTAGTCGGCCCCGAGCGCGTGTGCGCGGGTGGAGCGCCTCAGCCTTGGGTGCCTCGGGCGTCTTGTGTGCCTGGGGCGCATGGGGCGCCCTGGCCGTCCACCGGCTTACCACCGCGGGTGCGCTTGCGTGGGCGGCGCTCGCCTACACGCTTGGAGGAACGCTTGCTGTCCGCGCTAGCCGCCGCCCGCTCGCTGCGGGTTGAGCCCTCACCACGGGAGCTACGGGCCCCCAGTCCAGAGCGCCCGCCGCGCCCGCCGTCGCGACTACCTTGCCTGCCGCGCCCGCTGCGACTGTGACCACCACCGTGACCACCATGGCTCCGGCCACCGTCACGCCCGCGCTCACGCCGCCCGGTCTCACCCAGGTCCTCGATCTCCTCAGCGTCCAGGCCCGCCAGGGTCCGCTTGGAGCGGGGGAGCGTGCCCGTGACGCCCTCGGGGATGCGTAGATCCGCGAACAGGTGCTCGCTGGTGTGGTAGGTCTCCACCGGCTCCTCCTGGGGCAGGCCGAGGGTCTTGGCGATCAGGCGCCAACGCGGGGTGTCGTCCCAGTCCACGAAAGTCACGGCGGTGCCGGAGTTTCCGGCGCGGCCTGTGCGGCCGATGCGGTGGACGTAGATCTTCTCGTCCTCGGGGCACTGGTAGTTGATGACGTGGGTGACGTCGTCGACGTCAATGCCGCGGGCGGCGACGTCGGTGGCCACCAGCACGTCCACCTTCCCGTTGCGGAAGGCGCGCAGGGCCTGCTCGCGCGCCCCCTGACCCAGGTCACCGTGTAGGGCGCCGGTGGCGAAACCGCGGGCCCCCAGGTCCTCAGCCACCCGGGCGGCGGTGCGCTTGGTGCGGGCAAAGATGATGGTGCGGCCCCGATCCTCGGCCTGCAAGATTCGGGAGACCACCTCCACCTTGTTCAGGGCGTGGGTTCGGTAGACGACCTGCTGGACCGTTTTTACGGTCATGGATTCGTCGCCGGGGTCCTGGGCGCGAATGTGGGTGGGCTTGGTCATGTAGCGGCGGGCTAGGGCGACGACGGCGCCGGGCATGGTCGCGGAGAACAGCATGGTCTGGCGGTCCGCGCGGGTGCGGGCCAGGATCTTTTCCACATCCGGCAGGAAACCCAGGTCCAGCATCTCGTCGGCCTCGTCTAGCACCACGGTGGTCACGTGGTCCAGGCTCAGCACACCGCGGTCCATCAGGTCGATCAGGCGGCCCGGGGTGCCGACGATGACCTCCGCACCCTTCTCCAAGGCCTCAATCTGTGGCTCGTAGGCGCGCCCGCCGTAGACCTGCACGATGCGGACGGTGCGCTGGGCGGCGGCCATAGCCAGCTCCTCGGCGACCTGCTTGGCCAGCTCACGGGTGGGTAGGACGACGAGCGCCTGGGGGGAACCGGCGGCGGGGTCCTCGTCCCAGCCCTCCTCGCCGGGCCCCAGGGTGTCCATGAGTAGGGGCAGGCCGAAGCCCAGGGTCTTGCCGGTGCCGGTCTTGGCCTGACCAATGATGTCCTGGCCGCCCAGGGCCACCGGTAGGGTCAGGGCCTGGATGGGGAAGGGGTGGGTGATGCCTTTGGCGGCCAGGGCCGCACAGATCTCGGGCTCCACACCATACTGGGCGAAGGTTTTCTGGGTGAGGTCCACCGGCTCACCCTCATCGGTGATGTCTGGGGTGGCCTCGTCCAGGACCGGGGCGTGGGCGGAGGTGGTCTCGATGATCCCGGAGTTGGCGGGGGCCGGTGTAGGGCTGGCGGTCTCCTCGGGCGTGGTCGCAGAGGGGGTGTGTTTGGTCAATGTTTGCCTTGTCTGGTTGTGCGCCGACTGGCTCAGCCCGGTGTGGGCGGCAGGCAGCAGCCCGGTGCGGAACGGCGCTGCATGAAGCGAGGCTCGGCTCGGGCCGCGGTGGCGCGGTCGTGTGGCAGCCGATCGTGGATTCGGGGCCTGCGCGGGGCCGCTGACGGCGGGCAGGAGAAGTTGGCATGACGACCGGGCAACCATGGTCACGGCCAGGTTAGCGACAAACCCCCCGTCATTGGAACGTTAAACGATGCCGATGCCCGCCGTCGTGGCGGAAGTCACGGCGCGGGCAGGGTGCGCAATCTTCACTGGGCAGATATGCCCAGGCTGCCTCTAAGGACCATAACTAACCTGTGCTCATGATCGACCCCACCCCCGCCACCACCTCTGCCACCGCCTATCAGCGTGCCGTCGTCGGCATCGTGGCCTACTCCCGGACCGTTGCTTGCACCCGCTACGCCAAGGATGCGGACAAGGCTCCGCTGATGGCCTCCCGCGTGGCCATCATGCGCATGAGCGCGGCCGCGGTAACCGGATACGAGCGGGTGGTGCAGGCTGCTGCCGTCACCGGAATCGACGCCGACGCTGAGGCACATCGCTTTGTGGGGGCTCTGGGAGACTTTGATGAGCGTTTGCGCCCCTCCGATTGGCCGGAGCGCCTGGTCAAGACCTACCTGGCTTTCGGGATGCTGATCGACTTTGGCATGGCTTTGGCGGATAGCCTGCCCGAGCCGCTGCGCGGCGCCCTGGTGGATGAGCTGGCTGATGAGCGCCTGGGCGGCTTGGCCTCGCGCGAACTCGTACCCGCAATCGACGCCGACACCCAGCTTGCTGCCCGCCTGGGCCTGTGGGGGCGACGCGTGGTCGGTGAGGAGATGGGCACGCTGCAACGCCTGCTGGTGCTCCACCCCGAGCTGACCACTGGTGCCGCCGGGGCGGAGCTGCTGCACGAGGTGCTCTCGCAGGGCGCAATGAGCCGTATGCGCGGCCTGGGCTTGCGCGGCTGAAACGGGTGTGCTCCACCCAAGGACACTGTTGGCCCACAGGTTTGGGCACGGCGCCGCTCCCAGGTGGGTATAAAAGATGTTGAGGTGACTGCCGTCACCAGATCGCCAATCTCAAAGAGGAGAGAAGATGCTCGTTCGCCGTGAGGCTCTTGCTGTTCAGTGTGACCACGAAGGATGTGAGCGGATGGTCGCCCACCGGGTGGTGGACACCGTGCACGACCCGGACGGCACCGCCATCGAGCGGGTTCTCGCGCTGAGTTACACCCCCGACGACGCCCTGCGGGCCGCCGAGCGGGACGGTTTCACCATTGACGGCGAGCACGTCTTCTGCGAGAAGCACCACTGTGTGTGAGTGGGAGGCCTGGCTAGGAAACCTCCCGGGTAGGTTGCCGGGCGCCTTTTGCCCTATGCGATAATCAGCGCGTGGACGGGGAAGAGTTGCGCGCGTGCGCGCACGAGGTGGCGCAGGCGTTGCCGGGCTCTGAGCTGTGCCAGCCGTTTGGGCCGGACTGGGAAGTGTACAAAGTGCGCGGCAGGATCTTTGCTCTGCTCACCCAAGCCTTCGGCCCCCAGATCCTCAACCTTAAGGTCGATCCGGAGGACGGCGAGGCCCTGCGCCACCAGTACCCCTTCATCACCCCCGGCTACCACATGAACAAGCGCCACTGGGTGACCGTCCAACCGGGGGAAGGACTGGAGGCCGCCTTGGTGCGCGAGCTACTGACAATCTCCTACCTGTTAGTGGTAGAGCGCCTGCCACGGGCCGTGCGGCCGGTGGACCCGGCCACCTACGCCGTCGCCGCTGGGCTCACAGGCCCACCAGCACACTGACCGCCTGACCGGGGCGACCTGCGCAAGGCCGACAGAGAGGAACTGGGTGCAGGGCTGGGCCCAGAGCTGGGCGCAGGGCTGGGTGTGCCCCGCCACGATTCGTTAGCCTTGCCCCATGGCTGAAACGAGCACCAGCGCGACGACGCGCACCGAGTCCGACTCCATGGGCACCGTTGAGGTTGCCTCCGACCGCTACTGGGGCGCCCAGACGCAGCGTTCACTGACCAACTTTGACATTGGCCGCCCAACCTTTGTCCTGACCTCCCCACTCATTAAGGCCCTGGGTATCCTCAAGAAGTCCGCCGCCCTGGCTAACGCCGAACTGGGTGAGCTGCCCCAGGACATCGCTGACCTGATCGCCCAGGCCGGGGATGAGGTCATCTCCGGCAAGCTGGACGAGCACTTCCCCCTGGTGGTGTTCCAGACTGGCTCGGGCACCCAGTCCAATATGAACTCCAACGAGGTGATCTCTAACCGGGCCATCGAGCTGGCGGGCGGGGAGATGGGCTCCAAGACGCCGGTGCACCCTAACGACCACGTCAACCGCGGCCAGTCCTCCAACGACACCTTCCCCACGGCCATGCACATCGCCGTCGTCAACGAGTTGCAGGTCATGTATCCGCGCGTCATGCAGCTGCGTGACACCTTGGACAAGAAGGCCCAGGCGTACCAGGACGTGGTCATGGTGGGGCGCACCCACCTGCAGGACGCCACCCCCATCACCCTGGGGCAGGTCTTCTCCGGCTGGGTCGCCCAGATCGACTTCGCCCTGGACGGCATCCGCTACGCCGACTCCCGTGCCCGTGAGCTGGCCATCGGTGGCACCGCTGTGGGCACTGGCCTGAACGCGCACCCCAAGTTTGGTGCGTTGGCCGCCCAGAAGATTAGCGAGGAGACCGGCATCGAGTTCAAGCAGGCCGACAATCTCTTCGCGGCCCTGGGCGCCCACGACGCCCTGGTGCTGGTCTCCGGCGCTCTGCGCGTGCTTGCTGACGCTCTGATGAAGATCGCCAACGACGTGCGCTGGTACGCCTCCGGCCCACGCAACGGCATCGGCGAGCTGCTGATCCCAGAGAACGAGCCGGGCAGCTCGATCATGCCGGGCAAGGTCAACCCCACCCAGTGCGAGGCCATGACCATGGTGGCCGTGAAGGTCTTTGGTAACGACGCCACTGTGGGCTTCGCAGGATCCCAGGGCAACTTCCAGCTCAACGTGTTCAAGCCCGTGATGGCCTGGTGCGTGCTGGAGTCCATCAAGCTGCTGGGTGACGCCTGCGTGTCCTTTGACACGAACTGTGCCTATGGGATCGAGCCGAACCTGGACAAGATCAAGGCCAACCTGGGCACCAACCTCATGCAGGTGACGGCCCTGAACCGGCACATCGGCTATGACAAGGCCTCCAAGATCGCCAAGAACGCCCACCACAAGGGGCTGTCGCTGCGTGAGTCGGCCCTGGAGCTTGGTTTTGTGACCGAGGCGGAGTTTGACAAGTGGGTGGTGCCGATGGACATGACCCATCCCAGCGCTGCTGAGAACTGAGTCTCTGCCCACCTCATCCGCCAGCGGCGCCGCCACCCTGCACGAGGGTAGCGGCGCCGCTGGCGCGTGGCTGAGCGACTCGGAGAGGAATAGCGAAACCGCCCGGCCGGTTGAAGCCTTTGTTGTCTGTTCGTCGTCGAGAATCGAGTCGTCATGCTCACCGCTGGCATGGTCTTTGCCGTTCTGGCCGCCGCCCTTCACGTCCTCATCTTCTACATGGAGTCGATCGCCTGGGAGGGGCCGCTGGCCCGCAAGACCTTCGGCGGCACGCCCGAGGAGGCCCGGCCGCACGCCTTCTATGCCTTCAACCAGGGCTTCTACAACCTCTTCCTTGCCATTGAGACCATCGTGGGGATCGTCATCGTTGCCGTGGGGAACCAGGGTGTCGGCACCGCGCTGGTGCTGGCAGGCACGGGCTCCATGCTGGCCGCGGCCCTCGTCTTGGGGCTGTCCTCAGCACCCCACCGTGGCGTGGCCGCCAAGCAGGGGGCCTTGCCGCTGCTGGCCGTGGTGGCGATCGCCGTCGGCCTGCTGGCCTGAGCCGACCCGCTGGCGGCGGACCCCGCGCAGGTCATGCTAGTGAGCCGACGGTGATCGTCTCAGAAGGTGCTGGTGTCGATCACGTAGCGGTAGCGCACTTGGGAGCCGACCACCTTGTCATAGGCCTCAGTGATGTCTTCACCCCTGATGATCTCCACCTGTGGCGCGATCTTGTTCTTGGCGCAGAAGTCCAACATTTCTTGGGTTTCCGCGATGCCGCCGATCTGCGATCCCGCGAGCGCCTTGGAGCCTATCACCAGCGTGGACAGGTGCACAGTGGTGGGTGCCTCAGGCAGACCCACGTCCACGAAGGAGCCGAAGGGTTTTAGCGTAGCGATCAGCCCCGCATAGTCCAGGTTGTCGGCGCCTACGGTGCACAAGATGACGTCGAAGGTGCTGCGCAGGGCCTCCAGGGTGCCCGGCTCACTGGTGGCGTAGAAACTGGTGGCGCCGAAGCGCCTGGCGTCGGCCTCCTTGGAGCGGCCATGGGAGATCACAGAGACCTCTGCG belongs to Actinomyces trachealis and includes:
- a CDS encoding DUF1304 domain-containing protein: MLTAGMVFAVLAAALHVLIFYMESIAWEGPLARKTFGGTPEEARPHAFYAFNQGFYNLFLAIETIVGIVIVAVGNQGVGTALVLAGTGSMLAAALVLGLSSAPHRGVAAKQGALPLLAVVAIAVGLLA